In Firmicutes bacterium ASF500, a single genomic region encodes these proteins:
- the glnA_1 gene encoding Glutamine synthetase, with translation MAAVPEYFGSMVFDDRVMKANLSAEVYQSLKRTIDQGEKLNIGVANAVAAAMKDWAVAHGATHFTHWFQPLTGVTAEKHDSFISPSPDGGVIMEFSGKELIQGEPDASSFPSGGLRATFEARGYTAWDPTSYAFLKDKTLCIPTAFCGYNGEALDKKTPLLRSMEALNRQALRILRLFGNTEVRRVSPAVGPEQEYFLVDADMWAKRRDLRFTGRTLFGARPPKGQEMDDHYFGTIKPRVAAYMADLNDELWKLGILAKTQHNEVAPAQHELAPIYTTVNAATDHNQLTMERMQKVAARHNLVCLLHEKPFAGVNGSGKHNNWSLSTDTGVNLLSPGDTPYENAQFLLFLCAVIKAVDDYQDLLRISVATAGNDHRLGANEAPPAVVSVFLGDELAAILGCIEYDAPYTSIDTGKVRLGVDVLPKFRRDTTDRNRTSPFAFTGNKFEFRMVGSADSIACANIMLNTAVAESLKVYADRLEGAEDFQGALQDMIRKTIQDHKRIIFNGNGYDGAWIKEAVEKRGLLNYPATPDCVPHLLDEKNVALLTSHGVLTKTELVSRYEVTLENYCKTIIIEANTMADMARTEIIPAVQAFALDTAKTAAAKRELVPGCPCGCETELVKKLSALTDEIYREAGALEEAVLALASAGDIRAEAEMIRDTVLPGMGRLRLPCDQAETLTPKKYWPFPTYGDLLFGVR, from the coding sequence ATGGCGGCAGTTCCGGAATATTTTGGAAGTATGGTATTCGACGACAGGGTGATGAAGGCCAATCTGTCCGCAGAGGTGTATCAGTCGTTAAAGAGGACCATTGACCAGGGAGAAAAGCTGAATATCGGGGTGGCCAACGCTGTGGCGGCGGCCATGAAGGACTGGGCGGTGGCCCATGGGGCGACCCATTTTACCCACTGGTTCCAGCCCCTCACCGGCGTGACCGCCGAGAAGCATGACAGCTTTATCTCCCCCTCCCCCGACGGCGGGGTTATCATGGAGTTCTCCGGCAAGGAGCTGATCCAGGGAGAGCCGGACGCCTCCTCCTTCCCCTCCGGCGGGCTGCGGGCCACCTTCGAGGCCAGGGGTTACACCGCCTGGGACCCCACCTCCTACGCCTTTCTCAAGGATAAGACCCTGTGCATCCCCACCGCCTTCTGCGGCTATAATGGGGAGGCCCTGGACAAAAAGACCCCGCTCCTGCGCTCCATGGAGGCCCTGAACCGGCAGGCTCTGCGCATCCTGCGGCTCTTTGGCAATACGGAGGTCAGACGGGTAAGCCCCGCCGTGGGCCCGGAACAGGAGTACTTTCTGGTGGACGCAGATATGTGGGCCAAGCGCCGGGATCTGCGGTTTACTGGCCGCACCCTCTTCGGAGCCCGGCCCCCCAAGGGCCAGGAGATGGACGACCACTATTTTGGCACCATCAAGCCCCGTGTAGCGGCCTATATGGCTGACCTGAACGACGAGCTGTGGAAGCTGGGCATTCTGGCCAAGACCCAGCACAACGAGGTGGCCCCCGCCCAGCATGAGCTGGCCCCCATCTACACCACCGTCAACGCCGCCACCGACCACAACCAGCTGACCATGGAGCGGATGCAGAAGGTGGCCGCCCGGCACAATCTGGTCTGCCTGCTCCACGAAAAACCCTTCGCGGGGGTGAACGGCTCCGGCAAGCACAACAACTGGTCGCTGTCCACCGACACCGGAGTAAACCTGCTGTCCCCCGGGGATACCCCCTATGAGAATGCCCAGTTCCTGCTGTTCCTGTGCGCCGTCATCAAGGCGGTGGACGACTACCAGGACCTGCTGCGCATCTCGGTGGCCACCGCCGGCAACGACCACCGCCTAGGGGCCAACGAGGCGCCCCCCGCCGTGGTGTCTGTGTTTCTGGGGGATGAGCTGGCCGCTATTCTGGGCTGCATCGAGTACGACGCCCCCTACACCAGCATCGACACCGGCAAGGTGCGGCTGGGGGTGGACGTTCTGCCCAAGTTCCGCCGGGACACCACCGACCGCAACCGCACTTCCCCCTTCGCCTTTACCGGCAACAAATTTGAGTTCCGCATGGTGGGCTCCGCCGACTCCATCGCCTGTGCCAATATCATGCTCAACACCGCCGTGGCTGAGAGTCTGAAGGTCTATGCCGACCGGCTGGAGGGGGCGGAGGACTTTCAGGGGGCCCTCCAGGACATGATCCGTAAGACCATCCAGGACCACAAGCGGATCATCTTCAATGGCAACGGCTACGACGGCGCCTGGATCAAGGAAGCGGTGGAGAAGCGGGGGCTGCTGAACTACCCCGCCACGCCCGACTGCGTGCCCCACCTGCTGGACGAAAAAAATGTGGCTCTGCTCACCTCCCACGGGGTACTCACCAAGACGGAATTGGTCTCCCGGTATGAGGTGACCCTGGAAAACTACTGCAAGACGATTATCATCGAGGCCAACACTATGGCGGACATGGCCCGCACCGAGATCATCCCCGCCGTCCAGGCCTTTGCCCTGGACACAGCGAAAACCGCCGCCGCCAAACGGGAGCTGGTTCCGGGCTGTCCCTGCGGCTGCGAGACAGAGCTGGTGAAAAAGCTGTCCGCCCTCACCGACGAGATATACCGGGAAGCCGGCGCGCTGGAGGAGGCGGTGCTGGCCCTGGCCTCCGCCGGAGACATCAGGGCGGAGGCAGAGATGATTCGGGACACGGTGCTGCCCGGTATGGGCCGGCTGCGCCTGCCCTGCGATCAGGCAGAGACCCTCACCCCGAAGAAATATTGGCCCTTCCCCACCTACGGCGATTTGCTGTTTGGGGTGAGGTGA
- the sasA_6 gene encoding Adaptive-response sensory-kinase SasA: MSDTMNLFEKAPVPQAVLKNALPAMAAMLMVLIYNLADTFFISQTRSDILVAAVSLATPVFLIFMAVGTVFGIGGTSVISRAFGQGRAEHAKKVCSFCMWGCVAVGIIMSLAFLFFMDQILTLIGASTDTWEPTKTYLTIVALGGPFVLISVCYSNVLRAEGQPNKAMAGQVLGNLLNVILDPIMILAFNWGIAGAAIATVIGNVAGAGYYILYFLQGKSTLSIHIRDFSVKDQIFTGVLAIGIPASLGSLLMSVSQIIVNARMAGYGDMAVAGMGVAMKVTMMTGMVCIGFGQGVQPLLGYCVGAKLWERFKKIMRFSIFFSLALSAVMTGLCYLLRGSIIRVFLTEPASFDYALTFTNILLTTSFLFGPFVDNLERQRQFVTDASHELKTPLAILSADMGLLEDTYGEDKWLESAKSQITRLDRLIKNLVELARTEETIKEDAVELFSISEIAQASADTFQPLAEADGKTLTSEIPDEISLKGVQDNFFRLFSILLDNAVKYCDPVGNIHLSVSVWGRNIYISVSNPCAGVDTAQLSRYFDRFYRADSSRARSTGGYGIGLSTAKAIVTRHKGRISNHYADGVITFTAVIPQMS; this comes from the coding sequence ATGAGCGATACCATGAACCTTTTTGAGAAAGCGCCTGTACCCCAGGCTGTACTGAAAAACGCGCTCCCCGCTATGGCGGCTATGCTGATGGTCCTGATTTACAATCTGGCGGACACCTTTTTTATTTCCCAGACCCGCAGCGATATTCTGGTAGCGGCGGTGTCCCTGGCTACGCCGGTTTTTCTTATCTTTATGGCGGTTGGCACTGTTTTCGGAATTGGAGGAACCTCGGTCATTTCCCGCGCCTTTGGGCAAGGACGGGCTGAACACGCAAAGAAAGTGTGTTCCTTCTGTATGTGGGGATGCGTGGCGGTAGGAATTATCATGTCCCTGGCGTTTCTCTTTTTTATGGATCAGATTCTGACGTTGATTGGAGCCAGTACGGATACCTGGGAACCGACAAAAACCTACCTGACCATCGTTGCTCTGGGTGGTCCCTTTGTCCTGATTTCCGTCTGCTATTCCAATGTCCTCCGGGCAGAAGGGCAGCCCAATAAGGCGATGGCAGGTCAGGTTTTGGGAAATTTGCTCAATGTGATCCTGGATCCTATTATGATCCTGGCATTCAACTGGGGGATTGCCGGAGCCGCCATTGCCACGGTCATCGGCAACGTGGCGGGCGCTGGGTATTATATTCTCTATTTCTTGCAAGGAAAATCAACACTCAGTATCCATATCAGGGATTTCTCCGTCAAAGACCAGATTTTTACCGGCGTTTTGGCTATTGGCATCCCGGCCTCGTTGGGTTCTCTGCTGATGAGCGTATCACAGATCATTGTCAATGCAAGAATGGCGGGCTATGGAGATATGGCTGTGGCGGGAATGGGCGTGGCCATGAAGGTGACTATGATGACCGGCATGGTCTGTATCGGCTTCGGTCAAGGGGTTCAGCCCCTGCTGGGGTACTGTGTCGGTGCAAAGCTGTGGGAGCGGTTCAAAAAAATCATGCGCTTTTCCATCTTCTTTTCTCTGGCTCTCAGCGCGGTCATGACAGGGCTGTGCTATCTGCTCCGCGGCTCCATCATCCGTGTGTTTCTGACGGAACCGGCCTCCTTTGACTATGCGCTCACCTTCACCAACATTCTGCTGACTACCAGCTTTCTGTTCGGTCCTTTTGTAGATAATCTGGAGCGGCAGCGGCAGTTTGTTACAGATGCTTCCCACGAACTGAAAACGCCGCTGGCGATTCTGTCGGCGGATATGGGACTGCTGGAAGATACCTATGGAGAAGACAAGTGGCTGGAGAGCGCAAAATCTCAAATCACCCGGTTAGACAGGCTCATCAAAAATCTGGTGGAGCTGGCCCGCACAGAGGAGACAATTAAAGAGGACGCGGTAGAACTGTTTTCAATCAGCGAGATTGCCCAAGCCAGCGCAGACACGTTTCAGCCACTGGCTGAGGCGGACGGAAAAACCTTGACATCAGAAATTCCTGATGAGATCAGCTTAAAAGGTGTCCAAGACAATTTCTTTCGTCTGTTTTCAATTCTGCTGGACAATGCGGTCAAATACTGTGATCCAGTGGGGAACATTCATCTGTCTGTATCTGTATGGGGGCGGAATATCTATATTTCCGTATCAAACCCATGTGCGGGAGTGGACACCGCCCAGCTCTCCCGTTACTTTGACCGTTTTTACCGGGCAGATTCCTCCCGCGCCCGCTCCACTGGAGGTTACGGAATTGGCCTGTCCACCGCCAAAGCCATTGTCACCCGGCATAAGGGCCGCATTTCCAACCATTATGCGGATGGAGTCATCACCTTTACCGCAGTTATCCCGCAGATGAGCTAA
- the ybhF gene encoding putative multidrug ABC transporter ATP-binding protein YbhF, with the protein MIEISHLTKRYGEHLAVSDLSFTVDSGQIYGFLGPNGAGKSTTMNIMTGCLSATEGSVRIDGHDIFEEPNQAKKLIGYLPEQPPLYMNETPEEYLRFVGEAKGLRGIELERQMDEVIS; encoded by the coding sequence TTGATCGAAATTTCCCATCTGACCAAGCGCTACGGTGAGCATTTGGCGGTATCCGATCTGAGCTTCACTGTGGACAGCGGCCAGATTTACGGCTTCCTGGGTCCCAACGGCGCGGGAAAGTCCACCACTATGAACATCATGACCGGCTGCCTGTCCGCCACAGAGGGCAGCGTCCGCATCGATGGACACGACATCTTCGAGGAGCCGAATCAGGCCAAAAAGCTGATCGGCTATCTCCCGGAGCAGCCTCCGCTCTACATGAACGAAACGCCGGAAGAATATCTGCGCTTCGTGGGCGAGGCCAAGGGCCTGCGGGGAATCGAACTGGAGCGGCAGATGGATGAGGTGATTTCTTAG
- the guaA gene encoding GMP synthase [glutamine-hydrolyzing] — protein sequence MQKILILDFGGQYNQLIARRVRECRVYCEVKPWTTPLEELKAFDPIGIIFTGGPRSVYREGSPTVDKSIFTWGVPILGICYGCQLMAHLLGGEVIPAQDNSSREYGKTATRYDTACKLFQDLPRDGASWMSHGDYMSRVPEGFSLTARSDACPNAAIADEARGFYGVQFHPEVSHTEHGLDMLRNFLYSVCGAAGDWTMGDYKNTILQTVREKVGDGRVLLALSGGVDSSVAAALLAKAVGRQLTCVFVDHGLMRLNEVDEVVEAFSQWDLNLVRVDAGDRFLTKLAGVTDPEEKRKIIGEEFIRVFEEEARKIGAVDFLAQGTIYPDVIESGAGEAAVIKSHHNVGGLPDYVDFREILEPLRLLFKDEVRQLGRELGLPEYLVSRQPFPGPGLAIRILGEVTREKADRLRQADFIFREELAGAGEDRRLSQYFAVLTDSRSVGVMGDGRTYDYTLALRAVTTSDFMTAGWARIPYDLLDRISTRIVNEVAGINRIVYDITSKPPATVEWE from the coding sequence ATGCAGAAAATTTTGATTCTTGACTTCGGCGGTCAGTACAATCAGCTCATTGCCCGGCGGGTGCGGGAGTGCAGGGTATACTGCGAGGTGAAGCCCTGGACCACGCCTCTGGAGGAGCTGAAGGCCTTCGACCCTATCGGCATTATCTTCACCGGCGGGCCCCGGTCGGTCTATCGGGAGGGTTCCCCCACCGTGGACAAGTCGATTTTCACCTGGGGAGTACCCATTCTGGGCATCTGCTACGGCTGTCAGCTCATGGCTCACCTGCTGGGGGGAGAGGTTATCCCAGCCCAGGACAACTCCTCCCGGGAGTACGGCAAAACCGCTACCCGCTACGACACCGCCTGTAAGCTGTTCCAGGACCTGCCTCGGGACGGGGCGTCCTGGATGAGTCACGGAGACTACATGTCCAGGGTGCCGGAGGGCTTCTCCCTCACCGCCCGCTCCGATGCCTGCCCCAACGCGGCCATCGCCGACGAGGCCCGGGGGTTTTACGGCGTCCAGTTCCACCCCGAGGTCAGCCACACGGAGCACGGCCTGGATATGCTCCGGAATTTCCTCTACAGCGTCTGCGGCGCTGCGGGAGACTGGACCATGGGGGACTATAAAAACACCATCCTCCAGACCGTCCGGGAGAAGGTAGGGGACGGCCGGGTGCTGCTGGCCCTGTCCGGCGGGGTGGACTCCTCCGTGGCGGCCGCCCTGCTGGCCAAGGCGGTGGGCAGGCAGCTCACCTGCGTCTTTGTGGACCATGGACTGATGCGCCTCAACGAGGTGGATGAAGTGGTGGAGGCCTTTTCCCAGTGGGACCTGAACCTGGTCCGGGTGGACGCTGGGGACCGATTCCTGACAAAGCTGGCCGGGGTTACCGACCCGGAGGAGAAGCGGAAGATCATTGGGGAGGAGTTCATCCGGGTCTTTGAGGAGGAGGCCAGGAAGATCGGCGCAGTGGATTTTCTGGCCCAGGGTACCATCTACCCCGACGTGATTGAGTCGGGGGCGGGGGAGGCCGCCGTCATCAAGAGCCACCACAACGTGGGCGGCCTGCCCGATTATGTGGACTTTCGGGAGATTCTGGAGCCCCTGCGCCTGCTCTTTAAGGACGAGGTCCGCCAGCTGGGCCGGGAGCTGGGCCTGCCGGAGTATCTGGTGAGCCGTCAGCCCTTCCCGGGGCCGGGGTTGGCCATCCGCATCCTTGGGGAGGTCACCAGGGAGAAGGCGGACCGGCTCCGTCAGGCCGACTTCATCTTCCGGGAGGAGCTGGCCGGGGCGGGAGAAGACCGGCGGCTCAGCCAGTATTTTGCCGTCCTCACTGACAGCAGGTCGGTGGGGGTGATGGGGGACGGCCGCACCTATGACTACACCCTGGCCCTCCGGGCGGTGACCACCTCCGACTTCATGACCGCCGGCTGGGCACGCATCCCCTATGACCTGCTGGACAGGATCAGCACCCGCATCGTCAATGAGGTGGCGGGCATCAACCGCATTGTGTACGATATCACCAGTAAGCCCCCGGCCACGGTGGAATGGGAGTGA
- the pyrG gene encoding CTP synthase, with protein MTKYIFVTGGVVSGLGKGITAASLGRLLKQRGLRVKVQKLDPYLNVDPGTMSPYQHGEVFVTDDGAETDLDLGHYERFIDENLTVNSSVSAGQVYWNVLNRERRGDYLGGTVQIIPHITDEIKSRVYSLEGPEADVAIVEIGGTVGDIESQPFLEAIRQVAAERGRDNVMFLHVSLIVSIPGTGELKSKPTQHSAKELLSLGIQPDVIVCRSDAPVPREIRDKISLFCGIPRENVIPNLNAGLLYEAPLMLEREGLADVVVRQLGLSCPAPDLTEWTDMVRRAKHPKGEVTVALVGKYVALHDAYLSVAEALTHGGIENRVKVNIRWVDSETVTDKNAAQVLDGVNGVLVPGGFGSRGIEGKISAIRYAREQSVPFLGICLGMQMAVVEFARHVCGMEDAHSSEFSPDTAHPVIDLMPGQQGIIDKGGTMRLGAFPCRLTGWDSRAFAAYGTQEISERHRHRYEFNNDFREAVTGAGLVLSGLSPDGQLVEMVELPNHPWFVGVQFHPELKSRPNRAHPLFRDFVAAAKRA; from the coding sequence ATGACAAAGTATATTTTTGTAACCGGCGGGGTGGTGTCCGGCCTGGGCAAAGGGATCACCGCGGCCAGCCTGGGGCGGCTGCTGAAGCAGCGGGGGCTGCGGGTCAAAGTGCAAAAGCTGGACCCCTATCTCAACGTGGACCCGGGCACCATGTCCCCCTATCAGCACGGGGAAGTCTTTGTCACCGACGACGGGGCGGAGACCGACCTGGATCTGGGCCACTACGAGCGGTTTATTGATGAAAACCTCACCGTAAACTCCTCGGTCTCGGCGGGGCAGGTGTATTGGAACGTCCTGAACCGAGAACGGCGAGGGGACTACCTGGGAGGGACGGTGCAAATCATCCCTCACATCACCGACGAGATCAAGAGCCGTGTCTACTCTCTGGAAGGTCCCGAAGCCGATGTGGCTATTGTGGAAATCGGCGGCACGGTGGGCGATATTGAGAGCCAGCCTTTTCTGGAGGCCATCCGTCAGGTGGCGGCGGAGCGGGGCCGGGACAATGTCATGTTTCTCCACGTCTCCCTTATTGTCTCCATCCCCGGCACCGGGGAGCTGAAGTCCAAGCCCACCCAGCACTCGGCCAAGGAGCTGCTTTCTCTGGGTATCCAGCCCGATGTGATCGTCTGCCGCAGCGACGCCCCGGTCCCCAGGGAGATTCGGGACAAAATTTCCCTGTTCTGCGGCATCCCCCGGGAGAATGTCATCCCCAATTTGAACGCCGGTCTGCTCTACGAGGCGCCCCTGATGCTGGAGCGGGAGGGGTTGGCCGATGTGGTAGTCCGGCAGCTGGGGCTGAGTTGTCCCGCCCCCGACCTCACCGAGTGGACCGACATGGTCCGCCGGGCCAAACACCCGAAGGGGGAGGTGACCGTCGCCCTGGTGGGCAAGTATGTGGCCCTCCACGACGCCTATCTCTCGGTGGCCGAGGCCCTCACCCACGGGGGCATTGAGAACCGGGTGAAGGTAAACATCCGCTGGGTGGACAGCGAGACCGTCACCGACAAAAACGCCGCCCAGGTACTGGACGGCGTGAACGGTGTTCTGGTGCCCGGCGGCTTCGGCAGCCGGGGAATCGAGGGCAAAATTTCCGCCATTCGGTATGCCCGGGAGCAGAGTGTGCCCTTTCTGGGCATCTGCCTGGGGATGCAGATGGCGGTGGTGGAGTTTGCCCGCCACGTCTGCGGTATGGAGGACGCCCACTCCAGTGAGTTTTCCCCAGACACCGCCCACCCGGTTATCGACCTGATGCCCGGTCAGCAGGGGATCATCGACAAGGGGGGCACCATGCGGCTGGGGGCCTTCCCCTGCCGGCTTACCGGGTGGGACAGCCGGGCCTTTGCCGCCTACGGGACACAGGAAATCAGCGAGCGCCACCGGCACCGCTACGAGTTTAACAACGACTTCCGGGAGGCAGTTACCGGGGCCGGCCTTGTCCTGTCCGGTCTGTCCCCCGATGGGCAGCTGGTGGAGATGGTGGAGCTGCCCAACCACCCCTGGTTTGTAGGGGTGCAGTTCCACCCGGAGCTGAAATCCCGGCCCAACCGGGCCCATCCGCTGTTCCGGGACTTTGTGGCTGCGGCAAAGCGAGCTTGA
- a CDS encoding IS21 family transposase ISMac9, translated as MTEFTMDRLRENLEALKMKNTLEILDNYLERAVADKLNIVEVLDHIFSEEAKSKRKRAYEKQIQMSGFPIKKTLDDFDFSFQPSIDKRQIDELATMRFLENGENVVFLGPPGVGKTHLASALGLVAAQHRFSTYYINCHQLIEQLKKAHFENRLPDKLKVLAKYRMLIIDEIGYLPMDIQGANLFFQLIARRYEKTSTVFTSNKTFSQWNEVFADVTIASAILDRVLHHCTVINIKGESYRLKERKEFMRQKQQIVNTLFEQGSC; from the coding sequence ATGACTGAATTTACTATGGACAGGCTGAGGGAAAACCTGGAAGCCCTTAAAATGAAAAACACCCTGGAGATTCTGGACAACTACCTGGAACGGGCGGTGGCGGACAAGCTCAACATTGTGGAGGTTTTGGATCACATTTTCTCAGAAGAAGCCAAATCCAAGCGGAAACGGGCCTATGAGAAGCAGATCCAGATGTCTGGCTTCCCCATTAAGAAGACCCTGGACGACTTCGATTTCTCTTTCCAGCCCTCCATCGATAAACGCCAAATCGATGAGTTGGCCACCATGCGCTTCCTGGAGAACGGGGAGAATGTGGTTTTCCTCGGCCCGCCAGGCGTGGGCAAGACCCATTTGGCCTCCGCCCTGGGCCTGGTGGCAGCACAGCACCGTTTCTCCACCTACTACATCAACTGCCACCAGCTTATTGAGCAGCTCAAAAAGGCCCACTTTGAGAACCGCCTGCCGGACAAGCTCAAAGTTCTGGCCAAGTACAGGATGCTCATCATTGACGAAATCGGCTATCTCCCTATGGATATCCAGGGCGCAAATCTCTTTTTCCAGCTCATTGCCAGACGGTATGAAAAAACGTCTACCGTTTTTACCTCCAACAAGACTTTCTCCCAGTGGAACGAGGTCTTTGCCGACGTCACCATCGCCTCCGCCATCCTGGATCGTGTACTGCATCACTGCACCGTTATCAACATCAAGGGTGAGTCTTACCGCCTGAAAGAACGCAAAGAATTTATGCGTCAGAAACAGCAAATCGTGAACACTCTTTTTGAGCAAGGCAGCTGCTGA
- the lnrL_1 gene encoding Linearmycin resistance ATP-binding protein LnrL, which translates to MAHRRISALSKGYKQRVGIAQALLGNPKVIILDEPTVGLDPIQIIEIRDLIKELGQTHTVIFSSHILSEVQAICDQIIMIAKGKLVAFDTPENLEKHLLSPNEVVLTSDDSAAEIRVLLEGVDHITDLTLEETGTGLVTARIKTDLSNVYDLSRSVFSAFAASGKALLELTVKKANLEDIFLELAETDDGASEPPAVEAEIVESEAAEE; encoded by the coding sequence GTGGCTCACCGCCGTATCTCCGCGCTGTCCAAGGGCTATAAGCAGCGGGTGGGTATCGCCCAGGCCCTGCTGGGCAATCCCAAGGTTATCATCCTGGACGAACCTACTGTGGGCCTGGACCCCATCCAGATCATTGAGATACGGGACCTGATTAAAGAACTGGGGCAGACCCACACGGTCATTTTCAGTTCCCACATTCTCTCCGAGGTGCAGGCCATCTGCGACCAGATCATCATGATCGCTAAGGGGAAGCTGGTGGCCTTTGACACCCCGGAGAATCTGGAAAAGCACCTGCTCTCCCCCAACGAGGTGGTTCTGACCTCCGATGACAGCGCAGCGGAAATCCGGGTACTGCTGGAGGGTGTTGACCACATCACAGACCTGACACTGGAAGAAACGGGGACCGGCCTTGTGACCGCCCGCATCAAAACGGACCTCAGCAATGTCTATGATCTTTCCCGGTCTGTGTTTTCCGCCTTTGCCGCCAGTGGAAAGGCGCTGCTGGAGCTGACGGTGAAAAAGGCCAATCTGGAGGACATTTTCCTGGAACTGGCGGAAACGGATGATGGAGCTTCTGAGCCTCCTGCTGTGGAGGCTGAAATTGTGGAAAGCGAGGCGGCAGAGGAATGA
- the asnB gene encoding Asparagine synthetase B [glutamine-hydrolyzing], with the protein MCSIIGYCGPVADFEAFQRGFGRTRSRGPDDSRVVPAGEGLLGFHRLAIMDLTPEGMQPFELEGSWAVCNGEIYGFEKLKQGLEGKGYAFHSGSDCEILLPLYREYGVDMFAMLDAEFACILYDGQAGEFIAARDPIGIRPLYYGYDGQGTILFASEPKNLLGLTDEILPFPPGHYYKDGRFVCYHDIAKVDRVCHDGLEEVFRNIREKLVAGVEKRLVADAKVGFLLSGGLDSSLVCAIAARRSKTPIKTFAIGMDTDAIDLKYAREVADYIGSNHTEVIITREDVLSSLETVIQALGTYDITTTRASMGMYLLCRAIHEQTDIRVLLTGEISDELFGYKYTDFAPSPRAFQEEAEKRLRELHMYDVLRADRCIAVNSLEARVPFGDLDFVEYVMAINPAKKLNTYGKGKYLLRKAFEGGWLPESILWREKAAFSDAVGHSLVDDLKEYAEGRYTDGEFERLRRNYDHARPFTKESLLYRELFEKYYPNQSGMVADFWMPNRSWAGCDVDDPSARVLANYGESGV; encoded by the coding sequence ATGTGCTCTATTATTGGATATTGCGGCCCTGTGGCCGATTTTGAGGCGTTTCAGCGGGGCTTTGGCCGCACCAGAAGCCGGGGGCCCGACGACAGCCGGGTGGTCCCGGCGGGGGAGGGTCTGCTGGGCTTCCACCGCCTGGCTATCATGGACCTGACCCCCGAGGGGATGCAGCCCTTCGAACTGGAGGGCAGTTGGGCCGTCTGCAACGGCGAGATATACGGCTTTGAAAAGCTGAAACAGGGGTTGGAGGGAAAGGGGTACGCCTTTCACAGCGGCTCCGACTGCGAGATCCTCCTCCCCCTCTACCGGGAGTATGGGGTGGATATGTTCGCCATGCTGGACGCGGAGTTTGCCTGCATCCTCTACGACGGGCAGGCGGGGGAGTTTATCGCCGCCCGAGACCCCATCGGCATTCGCCCCCTCTACTATGGGTACGACGGCCAGGGGACCATTCTGTTTGCCAGCGAGCCTAAAAATCTGCTGGGGCTGACGGATGAAATTCTGCCCTTCCCCCCCGGGCACTACTATAAGGATGGCAGATTTGTCTGCTATCATGATATTGCCAAGGTGGACCGGGTCTGCCATGACGGGCTGGAGGAGGTTTTCAGAAACATCCGGGAAAAGCTGGTGGCCGGGGTGGAAAAGCGGCTGGTGGCCGACGCCAAGGTGGGCTTTCTCCTGTCCGGCGGGCTGGACTCCTCCCTGGTGTGCGCCATTGCCGCCCGCCGGAGTAAAACGCCCATCAAAACCTTTGCCATCGGTATGGATACCGACGCCATCGACCTGAAATACGCCAGGGAAGTGGCGGATTACATCGGCAGCAACCACACGGAGGTCATCATCACCAGAGAGGACGTGCTGTCCAGCCTGGAGACGGTGATCCAGGCCCTGGGCACCTACGACATCACCACCACCCGGGCCAGCATGGGCATGTATCTGCTGTGCAGGGCCATCCATGAACAGACAGATATCCGGGTGCTTCTCACAGGGGAAATCTCCGACGAGCTCTTTGGCTACAAATACACCGACTTCGCCCCCTCGCCCCGGGCGTTCCAGGAGGAGGCGGAGAAGCGGCTGCGGGAGCTGCACATGTATGACGTCCTCCGGGCCGACCGCTGTATCGCCGTTAACTCCCTGGAGGCCCGGGTGCCCTTCGGCGACCTGGACTTTGTGGAATACGTGATGGCTATCAACCCGGCGAAGAAGCTGAACACTTACGGCAAGGGGAAATACCTGCTGCGGAAGGCTTTTGAGGGGGGCTGGCTCCCCGAGAGCATCCTGTGGCGGGAGAAGGCCGCCTTCTCTGACGCGGTGGGCCACTCCCTGGTGGACGACCTGAAGGAGTACGCCGAGGGCCGGTACACTGACGGGGAGTTTGAACGGCTGCGGCGGAACTACGACCACGCCCGACCCTTCACCAAGGAGTCCCTCCTCTATCGGGAGCTTTTTGAAAAGTACTATCCGAACCAGAGCGGTATGGTAGCGGATTTCTGGATGCCAAACAGATCCTGGGCCGGCTGCGATGTGGACGATCCCTCCGCCCGGGTGCTGGCAAACTATGGGGAGAGCGGGGTGTAA